A window from Agelaius phoeniceus isolate bAgePho1 chromosome 13, bAgePho1.hap1, whole genome shotgun sequence encodes these proteins:
- the PAQR5 gene encoding membrane progestin receptor gamma codes for MPGPTARLLRAHQVPESYREPGILSGYRPPRSSACECLLSLFGMNNETLNIWTHLVPAGYFLWLLLSRLGGSGSEAGAGPFLAYLGTCALYPLASSAAHALGALGGRGRHRAFCCDYAALSIYGLGSALAYSAYVFPLEWVGSTFHDFYVPVAVLNSVLSTGLSCYSRFLEAERPHLSKAFRTLAFVYPYIFDSIPVFYRLSRSCSEASLPLHSRHSLCALLTFLSFTSRLPERLAPGSFDFIGHSHQVFHICGILGTLFQLEAVSMDMAERRGRLPLPSSLETFGSLGMGAAASLAILGVCFRRLRPEPPSREKSH; via the exons ATGCCGGGCCCCACGGCCCGGCTGCTCCGCGCCCACCAGGTGCCCGAG AGTTACCGGGAGCCGGGAATCCTCTCCGGGTACCGCCCTCCCCGGAGCTCAGCCTGCGAGTGCCTGCTCAGCCTCTTTGGGATGAACAACGAGACCCTCAACATCTGGACACACCTGGTGCCCGCCGG GTAtttcctgtggctgctcctgtcccGGCTGGGCGGTTCCGGCTCGgaggccggggcggggccgtTCCTGGCCTACCTGGGCACGTGCGCGCTGTACCCGCTGGCCTCGAGCGCCGCGCACGCCCTGGGCGCGCTGGGCGGGCGCGGGCGGCACCGCGCGTTCTGCTGCGACTACGCCGCGCTCAGCATCTACGGGCTGG GCTCGGCGCTGGCCTATTCCGCCTATGTTTTCCCTCTGGAATGGGTCGGGAGCACATTCCATGATTTCTACGTTCCCGTGGCCGTGCTCAACTCCGTGCTCAGCACTGGCCTGTCCTGCTATTCCAG GTTTCTGGAGGCGGAGCGGCCCCACCTGAGCAAAGCTTTCCGAACTTTGGCCTTCGTGTATCCCTACATTTTCGACAGCATCCCAGTTTTCTACAGG CTGTCCCGGAGCTGCTCCGAGGCCTCGCTCCCGCTGCATTCCCGGCACAGCCTCTGCGCCCTCCTCACCTTCCTGAGCTTCACCTCCCGCCTGCCCGAGCGCCTGGCGCCGGGGAGCTTCGACTTCATCG ggcacagccaccaGGTTTTCCACATCTGCGGGATCCTGGGAACGCTCTTCCAGCTGGAAGCCGTCTCCATGGACATGGcggagcggcggggccgcctCCCGCTTCCCTCTTCCCTGGAAACCTTTGgatccctgggaatgggggcgGCCGCCAGCCTGGCCATCCTCGGGGTCTGCTTCCGCCGCCTCCGCCCGGAGCCTCCTTCCCGGGAAAAATCCCACTAA